Proteins from a genomic interval of Capsicum annuum cultivar UCD-10X-F1 chromosome 4, UCD10Xv1.1, whole genome shotgun sequence:
- the LOC107855927 gene encoding uncharacterized protein LOC107855927 isoform X1 — protein MRKPEFSKSMAPGGGVLRQTTLTGGTIQATQSPDESNCTTPVVNTDDFARLRKGRGKTRGKGLEKMKKAIGSKMKIEIPIVKGRPIKPIQSAKLSNELGIIAHNFLPLPNKWKELTREDKNATLIRCQKRCEINKVNRTKLKSNHFMGSKAFVADRAEIGEKEHEGVEPDRIEFYKHTHCTSEKGWSFEEAETNYNNMTDLKALYTSGESSMTIDKIVDAVLGIK, from the exons ATGAGAAAACCAG AATTTAGCAAATCAATGGCACCGGGAGGGGGTGTCCTTAGGCAAACTACACTTACCGGGGGAACTATTCAAGCAACTCAATCACCAGATGAATCGAATTGCACTACTCCCGTTGTTAATACTG ATGATTTCGCTAGACTCAGAAAAGGTCGTGGAAAGACTAGAGGGAAAGGTcttgaaaaaatgaagaaggcTATTGGAAGCAAGATGAAAATAGAGATCCCGATTGTTAAAGGAAGGCCAATAAAGCCAATTCAATCAGCCAAACTATCCAATGAATTAGGGATAATTGCTCATAATTTTCTTCCACTTCCAAATAAGTGGAAGGAACTTACAAGAGAGGACAAAAATGCAACACTAATTAGATGCCAA aAACGATGTGAAATAAACAAGGTCAATCGAACTAAGCTTAAATCTAATCATTTCATGGGATCAAAAGCATTTGTAGCAGATCGTGCAGAAATT GGTGAAAAGGAACATGAAGGTGTAGAGCCTGACAGAATTGAGTTCTACAAGCATACTCATTGCACAAGTGAAAAGGGATGGTCATTTGAAGAAGCTGAGACTAACTAT AACAACATGACAGATTTAAAAGCTCTTTATACTTCTGGAGAGTCTTCCATGACTATTGATAAAATTGTGGATGCTGTGCTTGGTATAAAATAG
- the LOC107855927 gene encoding uncharacterized protein LOC107855927 isoform X3: MRKPDDFARLRKGRGKTRGKGLEKMKKAIGSKMKIEIPIVKGRPIKPIQSAKLSNELGIIAHNFLPLPNKWKELTREDKNATLIRCQKRCEINKVNRTKLKSNHFMGSKAFVADRAEIGEKEHEGVEPDRIEFYKHTHCTSEKGWSFEEAETNYNNMTDLKALYTSGESSMTIDKIVDAVLGIK; encoded by the exons ATGAGAAAACCAG ATGATTTCGCTAGACTCAGAAAAGGTCGTGGAAAGACTAGAGGGAAAGGTcttgaaaaaatgaagaaggcTATTGGAAGCAAGATGAAAATAGAGATCCCGATTGTTAAAGGAAGGCCAATAAAGCCAATTCAATCAGCCAAACTATCCAATGAATTAGGGATAATTGCTCATAATTTTCTTCCACTTCCAAATAAGTGGAAGGAACTTACAAGAGAGGACAAAAATGCAACACTAATTAGATGCCAA aAACGATGTGAAATAAACAAGGTCAATCGAACTAAGCTTAAATCTAATCATTTCATGGGATCAAAAGCATTTGTAGCAGATCGTGCAGAAATT GGTGAAAAGGAACATGAAGGTGTAGAGCCTGACAGAATTGAGTTCTACAAGCATACTCATTGCACAAGTGAAAAGGGATGGTCATTTGAAGAAGCTGAGACTAACTAT AACAACATGACAGATTTAAAAGCTCTTTATACTTCTGGAGAGTCTTCCATGACTATTGATAAAATTGTGGATGCTGTGCTTGGTATAAAATAG
- the LOC124898125 gene encoding elongation factor 1-beta 2-like: protein MVIAFSNLHSESGLKSINDHLSRKSYISGDQLKKDDIKVYGEILEQPSSDSYPNASKWYQAVFAKLASSFPGKAVGVIFGSQTAPTIAAAAKKAAKPSDDDIDLFGEETKDEKKAAEAREATKASTKKKVSGKSSVLMDFKPWDDETNMKKLEDVVRSIEVEGLL from the coding sequence ATGGTTATAGCTTTCTCAAATCTCCACTCTGAATCTGGTCTCAAGTCTATTAATGACCATCTTTCTAGAAAATCTTATATCTCTGGAGATCAATTGAAAAAGGATGATATTAAGGTGTATGGGGAAATCTTGGAGCAGCCTAGTTCAGATAGTTATCCCAATGCTAGTAAATGGTACCAAGCTGTTTTTGCTAAACTTGCATCAAGTTTTCCTGGGAAAGCTGTTGGTGTGATATTTGGAAGCCAAACTGCTCCTACTATAGCTGCAGCAGCTAAGAAAGCAGCTAAGCCTTCTGATGATGACATCGATCTCTTTGGAGAAGAGACAAAGGATGAAAAGAAGGCAGCAGAAGCAAGGGAGGCTACGAAGGCATCTACCAAGAAGAAAGTGAGTGGGAAGTCATCCGTTCTTATGGACTTTAAGCCTTGGGATGACGAAACTAACATGAAGAAACTTGAGGATGTTGTTCGCAGTATTGAGGTGGAAGGTCTTCTCTAG
- the LOC107855927 gene encoding uncharacterized protein LOC107855927 isoform X2, whose translation MAPGGGVLRQTTLTGGTIQATQSPDESNCTTPVVNTDDFARLRKGRGKTRGKGLEKMKKAIGSKMKIEIPIVKGRPIKPIQSAKLSNELGIIAHNFLPLPNKWKELTREDKNATLIRCQKRCEINKVNRTKLKSNHFMGSKAFVADRAEIGEKEHEGVEPDRIEFYKHTHCTSEKGWSFEEAETNYNNMTDLKALYTSGESSMTIDKIVDAVLGIK comes from the exons ATGGCACCGGGAGGGGGTGTCCTTAGGCAAACTACACTTACCGGGGGAACTATTCAAGCAACTCAATCACCAGATGAATCGAATTGCACTACTCCCGTTGTTAATACTG ATGATTTCGCTAGACTCAGAAAAGGTCGTGGAAAGACTAGAGGGAAAGGTcttgaaaaaatgaagaaggcTATTGGAAGCAAGATGAAAATAGAGATCCCGATTGTTAAAGGAAGGCCAATAAAGCCAATTCAATCAGCCAAACTATCCAATGAATTAGGGATAATTGCTCATAATTTTCTTCCACTTCCAAATAAGTGGAAGGAACTTACAAGAGAGGACAAAAATGCAACACTAATTAGATGCCAA aAACGATGTGAAATAAACAAGGTCAATCGAACTAAGCTTAAATCTAATCATTTCATGGGATCAAAAGCATTTGTAGCAGATCGTGCAGAAATT GGTGAAAAGGAACATGAAGGTGTAGAGCCTGACAGAATTGAGTTCTACAAGCATACTCATTGCACAAGTGAAAAGGGATGGTCATTTGAAGAAGCTGAGACTAACTAT AACAACATGACAGATTTAAAAGCTCTTTATACTTCTGGAGAGTCTTCCATGACTATTGATAAAATTGTGGATGCTGTGCTTGGTATAAAATAG